In one Myxococcota bacterium genomic region, the following are encoded:
- a CDS encoding nitroreductase family protein, producing the protein MTTKTAHTDHPVHALVSERFSPYAWKDESVDAETLRSLFEAARWSASSYNEQPWRFLVARREEPEAFAKLLSGLVEANQVWAQHAPVLAVGLTIRSFSRNGKPNKAYQHDLGLAAATLTFEATSRGLAVHQMIGIDPQRIHDLYALPDDVEPLTALAIGFAGEASALPDGLREREEAPRSRKPLGEIVFSERWEQSAAFLRD; encoded by the coding sequence ATGACCACGAAGACCGCCCACACCGACCACCCTGTCCACGCCCTCGTGTCCGAGCGTTTCAGCCCCTACGCCTGGAAGGACGAGAGCGTCGACGCCGAGACGCTCCGCTCGCTCTTCGAGGCAGCACGCTGGTCGGCGTCCTCCTACAACGAACAGCCCTGGCGCTTCCTGGTCGCGCGCCGCGAAGAGCCCGAAGCCTTCGCAAAGCTGCTCTCGGGACTGGTCGAAGCGAACCAGGTCTGGGCCCAGCACGCGCCGGTGTTGGCGGTGGGGCTCACGATCCGATCGTTCTCGCGCAACGGCAAACCCAACAAGGCCTATCAGCACGACCTCGGCCTGGCGGCCGCCACGCTCACCTTCGAGGCGACCTCGCGCGGTCTCGCGGTGCACCAGATGATCGGCATCGACCCCCAGAGGATCCACGACCTCTACGCCCTACCCGACGACGTCGAACCGCTCACCGCCCTCGCGATCGGGTTCGCGGGTGAAGCGAGCGCCCTGCCCGACGGCCTGCGCGAGCGCGAAGAGGCCCCGCGCAGCCGCAAGCCCTTGGGAGAAATCGTCTTCTCCGAGCGCTGGGAGCAGTCGGCCGCGTTCTTGCGCG
- a CDS encoding LLM class F420-dependent oxidoreductase has product MKFVTGFAWVGMDQYVPLARTAEEAGWDGIVLSDHLVHLETIETPYPYNETGERPWQAADPYPDVWVSTAAMAAVTERIHFFQGVYVVPLRDVFSLAKSIGTAAALSNGRVSLGLGLGWMKEEFALAGQPFARRAKRAEEMIDVMRKLWTGEMVEHHGEFYDFPPLLMSPPAGHPVPIYVGGKSEAALRRVARIGDGWIPDFLTISEFREGIDKIRKYQEEAGRAGAPLDVIGACSDAFDLDGYRRLADVGVTHLWSMPWMLYGGDTTSLGARQDALKRFGDEIIARW; this is encoded by the coding sequence GTGAAGTTCGTGACGGGTTTCGCCTGGGTGGGCATGGATCAGTACGTCCCGCTCGCCCGCACCGCCGAGGAGGCCGGCTGGGACGGCATCGTGCTCTCGGATCATCTCGTCCACCTCGAGACGATCGAGACGCCCTATCCCTATAACGAGACTGGCGAGCGCCCCTGGCAGGCCGCCGACCCGTACCCCGATGTCTGGGTCTCGACGGCGGCGATGGCGGCGGTGACCGAGCGGATCCACTTCTTCCAGGGCGTCTACGTGGTGCCCCTGCGCGACGTGTTCTCGCTCGCGAAGTCGATCGGCACCGCGGCGGCCCTCTCGAACGGCCGGGTCTCGCTCGGGTTGGGCCTCGGCTGGATGAAGGAGGAGTTCGCACTCGCCGGTCAGCCCTTCGCCCGTCGCGCAAAGCGCGCTGAAGAGATGATCGACGTCATGCGCAAGCTCTGGACCGGCGAGATGGTCGAGCATCACGGCGAGTTCTACGACTTTCCGCCGCTCTTGATGAGCCCGCCCGCCGGGCACCCCGTGCCGATCTACGTCGGCGGGAAATCCGAAGCCGCCCTGCGGCGTGTGGCGCGCATCGGCGACGGATGGATCCCCGATTTTCTGACGATCTCCGAGTTTCGCGAGGGCATCGACAAGATTCGCAAGTACCAGGAAGAGGCGGGCCGGGCCGGGGCGCCGCTCGACGTGATCGGTGCCTGCAGCGATGCCTTCGATCTCGACGGCTACCGCCGCCTCGCGGACGTGGGTGTGACCCACCTGTGGTCGATGCCTTGGATGCTCTACGGCGGCGACACGACCAGCCTGGGCGCGCGGCAGGACGCTCTGAAGCGCTTCGGCGACGAGATCATCGCGCGCTGGTAG